The Prosthecobacter algae genome has a segment encoding these proteins:
- a CDS encoding sigma-70 family RNA polymerase sigma factor, which translates to MNQITLLLQSCQQGDAAAPNQLLAEVYAELRRVAAAKMARELPGQTLQATALVHEAWLRLGDASFQNRAHFFGAAAEAMRRILIDRARKRKTVRHGSGQEHVELEDGLQIAAPAVQDDELLAVHEALDRLAAEDSRKAELVKLHYFVGLTFAEAAEVLGVSEPTAKRDWAYARAWLHREITAAR; encoded by the coding sequence ATGAACCAGATCACGCTCCTCCTCCAGTCCTGCCAGCAGGGTGATGCTGCTGCGCCTAACCAACTTTTGGCTGAAGTGTATGCCGAACTGCGGCGGGTGGCTGCGGCCAAGATGGCGCGTGAGCTTCCGGGCCAGACGCTGCAAGCCACCGCGCTGGTGCATGAGGCCTGGCTGCGCCTGGGCGATGCCAGTTTCCAAAACCGCGCGCATTTTTTCGGGGCGGCGGCCGAGGCCATGCGTCGCATCCTCATTGACCGTGCCCGCAAGCGCAAGACCGTGCGTCATGGGTCCGGGCAGGAGCACGTGGAGCTGGAGGACGGCCTGCAAATAGCCGCGCCTGCCGTCCAGGATGACGAATTGCTGGCCGTGCATGAGGCGCTGGACCGGCTGGCCGCCGAAGATTCGCGGAAGGCAGAGCTGGTAAAGCTGCATTATTTTGTCGGGCTGACCTTTGCCGAAGCTGCAGAAGTGCTGGGGGTTTCTGAGCCTACGGCCAAGCGTGATTGGGCCTACGCACGTGCCTGGCTGCACCGGGAGATCACGGCTGCACGCTGA
- the rpsR gene encoding 30S ribosomal protein S18, with the protein MQPKTTERLISLRKNNRRMPRRRMDIPVEKLIYTNPELLSRFLTETGKLIPRRTTGLPAWLHRKVTREVKRARAVNLLP; encoded by the coding sequence ATGCAACCCAAGACTACTGAACGCCTCATCTCCCTCCGCAAGAACAACCGCCGGATGCCCCGCCGTCGGATGGACATCCCGGTTGAGAAGCTGATCTACACCAATCCTGAGCTTCTTTCCCGTTTCCTCACGGAGACTGGCAAGCTGATTCCTCGCCGCACCACCGGTCTGCCTGCTTGGCTGCACCGCAAAGTGACCCGCGAAGTCAAGCGTGCCCGCGCAGTGAACCTTCTGCCCTGA
- a CDS encoding TraR/DksA family transcriptional regulator, whose translation MPAKKKPAPKAPAKTAKKAPAKPAVKTPVKVAKPALQPPAKPVNKAAKPAPQKSPPVKKAPAKTATKPAAKKAAEKPAPAPKAAATKAAPAKKEAPAAKKAAPAKAAPAKAEVVKAAPAAKKVAEKAAPAPKAAPAAKVEKAAPAKAKAPAPAPKITNVRRMGRAEDEGITMDTPPKKPVLPAAFLKRMRQRLVELRDAYLSSAEGVTAESLRGGEGGDSSAFGMHQADAGSDAYDRDFALSLLAKEQDAIYEINEALKRIDAGMYGICEMSGDTISEERLEALPFTRFTVVCQERLEREQRSGRWNRPVRSLFGLDESGDDADDDRDEEESSTTSNSNSNESLDFSKE comes from the coding sequence ATGCCTGCGAAAAAGAAGCCAGCGCCCAAAGCTCCGGCCAAAACTGCGAAGAAAGCCCCTGCCAAACCTGCCGTTAAAACGCCGGTCAAGGTCGCCAAGCCCGCACTCCAACCCCCGGCTAAGCCCGTGAACAAGGCCGCGAAACCCGCGCCCCAGAAATCTCCCCCTGTGAAGAAAGCCCCCGCCAAAACTGCCACGAAGCCCGCTGCCAAAAAAGCTGCGGAGAAACCTGCTCCCGCCCCAAAAGCAGCCGCCACCAAAGCAGCGCCTGCGAAAAAGGAAGCCCCTGCCGCGAAAAAAGCAGCGCCTGCAAAAGCTGCTCCGGCCAAGGCTGAAGTGGTGAAGGCGGCCCCTGCGGCGAAAAAAGTCGCTGAAAAAGCCGCTCCGGCTCCGAAAGCCGCTCCTGCCGCCAAGGTGGAAAAGGCTGCCCCGGCGAAAGCCAAAGCTCCAGCCCCTGCGCCAAAAATCACCAACGTCCGCCGCATGGGCCGCGCTGAAGATGAAGGCATCACCATGGACACACCGCCGAAAAAGCCGGTGCTGCCTGCCGCTTTCCTGAAGCGCATGCGCCAGCGTCTGGTGGAACTGCGCGATGCGTATCTGAGTTCCGCTGAAGGCGTGACCGCCGAAAGCCTCCGTGGTGGTGAAGGTGGCGACTCCTCCGCCTTTGGCATGCACCAGGCCGATGCAGGCAGCGATGCCTATGACCGCGACTTCGCCCTCAGCCTTCTGGCCAAGGAGCAGGACGCCATCTACGAAATCAATGAAGCCCTCAAGCGCATTGATGCCGGCATGTACGGCATCTGCGAAATGTCCGGCGACACGATCTCTGAGGAACGCCTGGAGGCCCTCCCCTTCACCCGCTTCACCGTAGTCTGCCAGGAGCGCCTGGAGCGCGAGCAGCGCAGCGGCCGCTGGAATCGTCCAGTACGCTCCCTGTTTGGCCTCGACGAGTCCGGCGATGACGCCGATGACGACCGCGACGAAGAGGAGAGCAGCACCACTTCTAACAGCAATAGCAACGAGTCGCTTGACTTCAGCAAAGAGTAG
- the rpmG gene encoding 50S ribosomal protein L33: protein MAREIIILECTEAKAEGKPTSRYVTTRNKKSPRTPGRLEKVKFNHFLKRRTLHREIR, encoded by the coding sequence ATGGCACGCGAAATCATCATCCTGGAATGCACGGAAGCTAAGGCGGAGGGAAAACCCACCTCCCGCTACGTCACCACTCGCAATAAAAAGAGTCCGCGCACACCCGGCCGTCTTGAGAAAGTGAAGTTTAATCACTTCCTCAAGCGCCGCACCCTGCACCGCGAGATCCGCTAA